A DNA window from Porites lutea chromosome 6, jaPorLute2.1, whole genome shotgun sequence contains the following coding sequences:
- the LOC140941708 gene encoding uncharacterized protein codes for MPPRNRISLEQRERIVRAFEDVHEDYLAIAETIGVNRSTARGIVSRYVREGRIAERPRGGANHVRVDDAMRDCLDDIINENCLLTIAEMNRELRLRLPHKPVIHDRTVARALEGMLYREKLARPLPADRNRPDVLQKRVEYGNWFMGHAVVNHTVFIDECGYNIWTARSQGRALRGERAYRQVCGQRGRNVTVALAISPTSGLVFHSAILGGMNGRRFDDFLAQTRLNLDPDEHVIFIYDGAPAHRNPAIPGPYSELRKLPPYSPFLNIVEQAVSALKAAIKADISRPEIQVQMNDRAEARRQGLALGNYRTQLLLQALQRNIGTITVAKCGQWFRFMQTYLPRCINNEAIEG; via the coding sequence ATGCCACCCAGAAACCGAATCTCTCTGGAACAACGCGAAAGGATTGTCCGCGCCTTTGAAGATGTCCATGAAGATTATTTGGCGATTGCTGAAACTATAGGAGTAAACAGATCGACTGCAAGAGGTATAGTTTCACGCTACGTCCGAGAAGGAAGGATAGCTGAAAGACCGCGAGGTGGCGCCAATCATGTACGAGTAGATGATGCCATGCGGGACTGTCTAGATGACATTATCAATGAAAATTGCCTTCTAACAATTGCCGAGATGAATCGCGAATTGAGACTACGCCTTCCACATAAGCCGGTAATTCACGACCGTACCGTAGCGAGAGCTCTCGAAGGAATGTTATATCGAGAGAAATTGGCGAGACCTCTGCCGGCTGATAGAAACCGCCCTGATGTCCTACAAAAACGAGTAGAATATGGAAACTGGTTCATGGGTCATGCAGTCGTAAATCACACTGTATTTATAGACGAGTGTGGCTACAATATTTGGACCGCACGAAGTCAAGGACGAGCTTTAAGAGGAGAGAGGGCCTATCGTCAAGTATGTGGTCAGCGAGGAAGAAATGTGACTGTGGCATTGGCAATTTCACCCACTAGTGGTCTAGTGTTTCACTCAGCAATACTCGGAGGCATGAATGGACGAAGATTTGATGATTTTCTCGCGCAGACAAGGCTAAATCTCGACCCCGATGAACACGTGATTTTTATTTATGATGGTGCGCCAGCCCACAGGAATCCTGCCATTCCCGGACCTTATTCAGAATTAAGAAAATTGCCACCTTACAGTCCCTTTCTCAATATTGTTGAACAAGCTGTTAGTGCCTTGAAAGCTGCAATAAAGGCGGATATAAGTCGTCCTGAAATTCAAGTACAGATGAACGACCGCGCTGAAGCCAGACGTCAAGGACTTGCCTTGGGAAATTACCGCACGCAGTTGTTACTTCAAGCACTACAGAGGAATATTGGTACCATCACTGTCGCCAAATGTGGACAGTGGTTCAGGTTTATGCAGACGTACTTACCAAGATGCATCAATAACGAAGCAATCGAAGGATAA